Proteins encoded by one window of Porphyromonas vaginalis:
- the rsgA gene encoding ribosome small subunit-dependent GTPase A, protein MRGRVIKVIGNNCAVHVPEEDRVYACLIKGRVRIQGIRSTNPVVVGDWVHFTPDPQQEVSYIESLEPRRNYIIRRATNLSKESHILATNIDLALLMVTIARPRTSYTFIDRFLATAEAYRIPTEILINKVDDLKPDEEEVMSELTEIYTPLGYPCHPISALQHQGTDALMSLLDGKCTLIAGHSGTGKSTLLNSLIPDLDLATQAISSLYETGQHTTTYSEMYQLPAPHSGWIIDTPGIKAFGTLEMSEEDTSHFFREFFAYSSDCRFANCTHLHEPGCAVLKALEEGRIAPSRYKSYLSILQDEHSGPYRPEQ, encoded by the coding sequence CCGAAGAGGATCGGGTCTACGCCTGCCTGATCAAAGGGCGGGTGCGCATACAGGGCATTCGTAGCACCAACCCCGTAGTGGTCGGTGACTGGGTGCACTTCACGCCAGATCCACAGCAGGAGGTCTCCTATATAGAGTCTCTCGAGCCACGACGCAACTACATCATACGGCGCGCCACCAACCTCTCTAAAGAGTCGCACATCCTGGCGACAAACATTGACCTAGCCCTCCTGATGGTCACCATTGCTCGCCCTCGCACTTCCTACACATTCATCGATCGCTTCCTCGCCACGGCAGAGGCGTACCGCATCCCCACCGAGATCCTCATCAACAAGGTCGACGACCTCAAGCCCGACGAGGAGGAGGTGATGAGCGAATTGACCGAAATCTACACCCCGCTGGGCTATCCCTGCCACCCCATATCGGCACTGCAACATCAAGGCACCGACGCGCTCATGTCCCTGCTCGATGGCAAATGCACGCTCATCGCGGGGCACTCTGGAACGGGCAAGTCGACCCTACTCAACAGTTTGATCCCCGACCTAGACCTAGCCACGCAGGCTATCTCTTCGCTCTATGAGACGGGGCAGCACACGACTACTTACTCGGAGATGTATCAGCTACCGGCTCCGCACTCGGGCTGGATCATCGATACGCCCGGGATCAAAGCTTTTGGCACGCTAGAGATGAGCGAAGAGGACACGAGCCACTTCTTTCGTGAGTTCTTCGCCTATTCGAGCGACTGCCGCTTTGCCAATTGCACACACCTCCACGAGCCAGGCTGCGCTGTTCTCAAGGCGCTTGAAGAGGGACGCATTGCCCCCTCGCGCTACAAGAGCTATCTGAGCATCCTCCAGGACGAGCACAGCGGCCCCTACCGACCCGAGCAGTAA
- the rnr gene encoding ribonuclease R → MTKPSRKKNTPKKNPTKRSGAKRLNLDELTRAVVKLFATNPTHTWNYKQVSKQLGITEQPMRQSISRILEVLELDDTLTRVKPGTYRYNLSGALLFGTFERRSNGRNAFISDEDGKSIFIAERNSMHALNGDRVQARLFAKRQGGDLEGEVINIIERSKHTFVGRLEFKKDWAIFVTEDRTLSTDILIPLSELNGAQRDSKVEVAITEWPSSDKIPTGRVLKVLGKAGDNDTEMRAILTEYNIDYDYPQAAIDEAERLSGEITQEQLAQREDFREVPTLTIDPADAKDFDDALSYRDLGDGRHEVGVHIADVSYFVTEGSKIDEEAYARGTSVYLVDRTIPMLPEALCNNLCSLRPNEDKYAYSCILTLDNAAHVQQYRICRTVIRSDQRMTYEEAQDVIEGRSDTQQAIIQPLFELSQQLRKRRFDEGAIKFQSQEVRFVLDPKGRPTGVEEVIDNESHHLIEEFMLLANRTVAEDIGQVRAKGKKAKNFVYRVHAQPSEEKLMALASFAGKFGYKVNLSGENRQVSRSFNKLLDSVQGKREESLIETLAIRSMTRAEYSPDNIGHYGLSFAFYTHFTSPIRRYPDLMVHRLLTRYYAGGRSVTKGKLEEQCQHCSEQEQIATQAERDSIKYKQVEYMKARIGQVFDGVISGVAEWGLYVELKGSHCEGLIPIRKLEDDYFEYDEKNYRLRGRRTGKRYNLGDPITVRVARADLEQRQLDFDLV, encoded by the coding sequence ATGACAAAACCATCTAGAAAGAAAAACACACCCAAGAAGAACCCTACCAAACGCTCCGGCGCGAAGCGGCTTAACCTCGACGAACTAACACGAGCCGTCGTCAAGCTCTTTGCCACAAACCCAACCCACACGTGGAACTACAAGCAGGTCTCCAAGCAACTCGGCATCACGGAGCAACCGATGCGCCAGTCCATCAGCCGCATCCTCGAGGTGCTGGAACTGGACGACACGCTCACACGGGTCAAACCAGGCACCTATCGCTATAATCTCTCGGGAGCTCTGCTCTTCGGCACCTTCGAGCGTCGCTCTAACGGACGCAACGCATTTATCTCTGACGAGGATGGCAAGAGCATCTTCATCGCCGAGCGCAACTCCATGCATGCGCTCAACGGAGACCGGGTACAGGCGCGTCTCTTTGCTAAGCGTCAGGGCGGTGACCTAGAGGGCGAGGTGATCAATATCATTGAGCGGTCAAAGCACACCTTCGTCGGGCGACTGGAATTCAAAAAGGACTGGGCCATCTTCGTCACCGAAGACCGCACCCTCTCGACCGACATACTGATCCCGCTCAGCGAACTAAACGGTGCTCAGCGAGACTCTAAGGTAGAGGTGGCTATCACCGAGTGGCCTAGCTCGGACAAGATCCCCACGGGACGTGTCCTCAAGGTTCTCGGCAAGGCGGGCGACAACGACACCGAGATGCGCGCCATACTGACCGAATACAATATAGACTACGACTACCCACAGGCTGCTATCGACGAGGCAGAGCGACTCTCGGGCGAGATAACCCAAGAGCAGCTAGCGCAGCGAGAGGACTTTCGCGAGGTGCCGACGCTTACCATTGACCCTGCCGACGCTAAGGACTTTGACGATGCACTCTCTTACCGTGACCTCGGCGATGGCCGGCACGAGGTGGGCGTTCACATCGCCGATGTCTCTTACTTCGTCACCGAGGGGTCCAAGATTGACGAGGAGGCTTACGCACGTGGCACCAGCGTTTACCTCGTGGACCGCACCATCCCGATGCTCCCCGAGGCACTGTGCAACAATCTCTGTTCGCTACGCCCCAACGAGGATAAGTACGCGTACTCCTGTATCCTCACGCTAGACAATGCAGCGCACGTACAGCAGTACCGCATCTGTCGCACAGTGATCCGGAGCGATCAGCGCATGACTTACGAGGAGGCGCAGGATGTGATCGAGGGACGCAGTGACACCCAGCAGGCGATCATTCAGCCACTCTTCGAACTCTCCCAGCAGTTGCGCAAGCGCCGCTTTGACGAGGGTGCGATCAAGTTCCAGAGCCAAGAGGTGCGCTTCGTACTAGACCCCAAGGGTCGCCCCACAGGGGTCGAGGAGGTGATAGACAATGAGTCACACCACCTCATCGAGGAGTTTATGCTTCTGGCCAATCGCACTGTTGCTGAGGACATCGGGCAGGTTCGTGCCAAGGGCAAGAAGGCGAAGAACTTCGTCTACCGTGTCCACGCACAGCCTAGCGAAGAGAAGTTGATGGCGCTCGCTTCTTTTGCCGGTAAGTTCGGCTACAAAGTCAATCTCAGTGGCGAGAATCGTCAGGTAAGTCGCTCCTTCAACAAGCTCCTCGACAGCGTCCAGGGAAAGCGTGAGGAGAGCCTCATCGAGACACTCGCCATCCGCTCTATGACCCGTGCCGAGTACTCGCCTGACAACATCGGCCACTACGGACTCTCCTTTGCTTTCTACACCCACTTCACCTCACCCATTCGTCGCTACCCCGACCTTATGGTGCACCGTCTCCTGACGCGCTACTACGCAGGCGGTCGCTCTGTGACAAAGGGCAAGCTTGAGGAGCAGTGCCAGCACTGCAGCGAGCAGGAGCAGATAGCCACACAGGCAGAGCGTGACTCGATCAAGTACAAGCAGGTGGAGTATATGAAGGCTCGCATAGGACAAGTCTTCGACGGAGTCATCAGCGGCGTCGCCGAGTGGGGACTTTATGTGGAGCTCAAGGGGTCGCACTGCGAGGGACTCATACCGATCCGCAAGCTCGAGGACGACTACTTCGAGTACGACGAGAAGAACTACCGCCTCCGTGGACGACGCACCGGCAAGCGCTACAACCTAGGCGACCCGATCACCGTACGTGTCGCTCGTGCCGACCTAGAGCAGCGACAGCTTGACTTTGACCTCGTCTGA
- the rlmN gene encoding 23S rRNA (adenine(2503)-C(2))-methyltransferase RlmN: MTATHQILGKTPAQLTELAVGLGLPKYTGRQIADWLYQKHVSSWDEMTNLSKKARALLASHYEIGRAAPHLQQTSRDGTVKYLFAAGGGFVETVMIPEGDRATLCVSSQRGCKMNCLFCMTGKQGFGANLSASEILNQILSVPEVNELTNIVFMGMGEPMDNIDTLLQVIHCLTDPQGLAMSPKRITVSTIGLRPGLERFLDECTCHLAISLHNPLPEERLSIMPVERAMPLADTVALLRHYDWSHQRRLTFEYIVFSGLNDTPRHLAALKRLLAQLDCHVNLIRYHRIPHIDLPSSDMTRMEWLRDRLCEAGIPTTIRTSRGEDISAACGMLSTQEQRGA; encoded by the coding sequence ATGACAGCAACGCACCAGATCCTCGGCAAGACGCCTGCGCAACTCACGGAGCTAGCCGTTGGCCTAGGACTGCCCAAATACACAGGTCGGCAGATCGCCGACTGGCTCTACCAGAAGCATGTCTCCTCGTGGGACGAGATGACCAATCTGAGCAAGAAGGCGCGCGCTCTGCTCGCCTCGCACTACGAGATAGGCCGTGCGGCACCTCATCTACAGCAGACTTCACGAGACGGCACGGTCAAGTACCTCTTTGCCGCTGGTGGGGGCTTCGTTGAGACGGTTATGATTCCCGAGGGTGACCGCGCCACGCTCTGCGTATCGTCACAGCGAGGTTGCAAGATGAACTGTCTCTTCTGCATGACGGGCAAGCAAGGCTTCGGTGCTAACCTCTCGGCAAGCGAAATCCTCAACCAGATCCTCTCCGTGCCTGAGGTCAATGAGTTGACCAACATCGTCTTCATGGGAATGGGCGAGCCGATGGACAATATAGACACGCTCCTACAAGTGATCCACTGTCTGACCGATCCGCAGGGGCTGGCAATGAGTCCTAAGCGCATCACTGTCTCGACCATCGGCCTACGCCCTGGCTTGGAGCGTTTCTTGGACGAGTGCACCTGCCATCTAGCGATCAGCCTGCACAACCCACTGCCGGAGGAGCGTTTATCCATTATGCCCGTAGAGCGAGCCATGCCCCTTGCCGACACGGTGGCACTCCTACGACACTACGACTGGAGCCATCAGCGTCGTCTCACCTTCGAGTATATCGTCTTCTCAGGGCTCAACGACACGCCCCGCCACCTCGCAGCTCTCAAGCGTTTACTCGCACAGCTCGACTGCCACGTCAACCTGATCCGCTACCACCGCATCCCGCACATCGACCTGCCCAGCTCCGATATGACTCGCATGGAGTGGCTCCGCGATCGGCTCTGCGAGGCGGGCATACCGACCACCATCCGCACCTCCCGTGGCGAAGACATCAGTGCCGCCTGCGGTATGCTTAGCACCCAGGAGCAGCGAGGAGCATAA
- a CDS encoding SulP family inorganic anion transporter: MSIMKGLVPEFFLSLRGYSRQDFLKDLTAGIIVGVVALPLAIAFGIASGVSPTEGLLTAIIGGFLVSLLGGSKVQIGGPTGAFIVIVYGIIQQHGLDGLAIATIMAGLLLMLLGFLRLGGLVRFIPYPIIVGFTAGIAVTIFTTQIADLFGLQIESMPGDFIGKWQVLIANFATASWIPFAFAVGTILIIWLLPKVNAKIPSTLVALVLLTLVSFGLQQLGYLRPENIGDNYTIERALPTFVMPTITVERIVALFPSALTIMLLGAMESLLSASVADGVIGTKHNPDSELIGQGVANVVVPFFGGIPVTGAIARTMTNINSGGRTPMAGIIHAVVLLLIMLLLSPLTAHIPMAVLAGVLVVVSYNMSGWRSFVSIFKGPRGDTVILLVTFLLTVLTDLTVAIGVGMLLAIALLFRRILDVSSVEQIGVGEITDEPLAEEHLELPDRVEVYEVEGPFFFGIANKFDEVMVTVHDHPEVRIIRMRRVPFIDSTGLHNLQMVLARQRRRGVHVVLSGVRPAVYTHLEQTGIIDQLGRENVLPTFAEAQKRALALYEEITEAVAKS; the protein is encoded by the coding sequence ATGTCTATCATGAAGGGACTCGTGCCTGAGTTTTTTCTCTCTCTACGTGGTTATTCACGACAAGACTTTCTCAAGGATCTCACTGCGGGTATCATCGTCGGGGTGGTTGCCCTGCCGCTAGCTATCGCCTTCGGTATCGCCAGTGGGGTATCACCGACGGAGGGGTTGCTGACGGCTATCATCGGTGGCTTCCTAGTCTCGTTACTGGGCGGTAGCAAGGTGCAGATCGGGGGGCCGACGGGGGCCTTCATCGTGATCGTCTACGGGATCATTCAGCAGCACGGACTGGACGGGCTGGCCATTGCGACGATCATGGCGGGCTTGCTCCTGATGCTGCTGGGCTTCTTGCGCTTGGGTGGTCTGGTGCGCTTCATTCCTTATCCGATTATCGTGGGCTTTACGGCAGGTATCGCCGTGACCATCTTCACGACGCAGATCGCTGACCTCTTCGGGCTACAGATCGAGTCGATGCCGGGAGACTTCATCGGCAAGTGGCAGGTGCTGATCGCCAACTTTGCGACGGCGTCGTGGATTCCCTTTGCCTTTGCGGTCGGCACGATACTGATCATCTGGCTTTTGCCCAAAGTTAATGCGAAGATCCCTAGCACGCTGGTGGCGCTGGTGCTGCTCACGCTGGTTAGCTTTGGTCTCCAGCAGTTGGGCTACCTCAGACCGGAGAATATCGGGGACAACTATACGATAGAGCGTGCGTTGCCGACCTTCGTCATGCCTACAATCACGGTGGAGCGTATCGTGGCACTCTTTCCCTCGGCTCTAACGATCATGCTACTGGGTGCTATGGAGAGCCTGCTCTCAGCATCGGTGGCGGACGGTGTGATCGGCACGAAGCACAATCCTGACAGCGAATTGATCGGTCAGGGTGTGGCTAATGTGGTGGTGCCGTTCTTCGGAGGGATCCCGGTGACGGGGGCTATCGCTCGTACCATGACCAATATCAATAGCGGTGGACGGACTCCCATGGCGGGAATCATCCATGCGGTGGTGCTCCTGCTGATCATGCTCCTGCTCTCGCCCCTGACGGCGCATATACCGATGGCGGTGCTGGCGGGCGTGCTGGTGGTGGTCTCTTATAATATGAGTGGCTGGCGCTCTTTTGTATCGATTTTTAAGGGCCCTCGAGGGGATACGGTTATCCTCTTGGTGACTTTCCTGCTGACGGTGCTGACGGACCTAACGGTGGCGATCGGTGTGGGTATGCTGCTGGCGATCGCGCTACTCTTCCGTCGCATCCTCGATGTGAGCTCGGTCGAGCAGATTGGGGTGGGGGAGATTACGGACGAGCCTCTGGCTGAGGAACATTTGGAGCTACCAGATCGCGTGGAGGTCTACGAGGTAGAGGGCCCGTTTTTCTTTGGCATTGCCAATAAGTTTGATGAGGTGATGGTGACGGTTCACGACCATCCGGAGGTACGCATCATCCGTATGCGTCGCGTGCCTTTCATCGATAGCACGGGGCTACACAACCTGCAGATGGTACTGGCACGACAGCGTAGGCGCGGTGTGCATGTCGTGCTGAGTGGCGTGCGTCCGGCGGTCTATACGCATCTGGAGCAGACGGGTATCATCGATCAGCTGGGGCGGGAGAATGTGCTGCCGACCTTTGCTGAGGCGCAAAAGCGAGCCTTGGCACTCTACGAGGAGATCACTGAGGCTGTGGCCAAATCTTAG
- a CDS encoding Hsp70 family protein, with amino-acid sequence MARIKIDYGIDLGTTNSAIARMEGGESVIKQTKTLMDTLPSCVYFSKNKRGECALRIGLKAKDAVYSDAIMALSKDEPPKEFGYLEFKREMGSDKQYSNENMTKAFYTPEELSAEVLKELKSLITDETVNAIVITVPAMFTAVQKDATMRAAHLAGFNKCVLLQEPIAACMAYGLSNEKKDGKWLVFDFGGGTFDAALVKVEDGILTVFDTEGDNYLGGKNLDEIVVNEILIPSLKEEYALDSYERVPWKKKALADALKGPAEEMRIALSFADSTDYSTYDRNLNLGVDDNGEEIDLEITLTKDELLNAIEGQYHKAIDICKDLLTRNGLTGADLTSLILVGGPTYSPIIREMLKKEITPHVDTSINPMTAVARGAALFASTIDSEVNADEVRREAKAEVTFLEVGYESTSVEDSEWVTITIDKGKSGENAPSELLVELERADGAWRSDKTSVNEKGNIFQAFLLEGVANTFHINAFDHQGNKVEVFPAEFTIIQGVKVGAAPLPYNIGISVYNDIKKRGVFTQVKGLEKNKSLPAVGVVLGRKTTQALRPGVAEDVLSIPVYQAAGLEAEGKTAALNSHIANVVVTGEEVQQLIPEQSSVEVTLHVDSSEMMTMEVYFPTVDFTVKKELNLGKRESATEAIQWVKEEIHTAERALSDLKDSGLSVDELEKELSSVKELLSNGQDPMRTLSNLKELLRKIENLEDSSEWDRIEKELRTEFERLEVAQNDLGDEKSGEVVKELHRQVDNVIRTQDVALGRSVLEQVVRLFIHLTMVYQCMAIIKDCEARFDQIAWRDRSRARQLINQGLSEMNDQPSTERLHPIAVSLIDLMPSEEATNAGGLLK; translated from the coding sequence ATGGCTAGAATTAAGATTGACTACGGTATAGACTTGGGGACGACAAACTCCGCCATCGCTCGTATGGAGGGTGGCGAGTCTGTCATCAAGCAGACCAAGACCTTGATGGATACCCTGCCATCATGTGTCTACTTCTCCAAAAACAAGCGTGGAGAGTGTGCTCTACGCATCGGACTAAAGGCAAAAGATGCTGTTTACTCAGACGCCATTATGGCACTCAGCAAAGATGAGCCTCCCAAGGAGTTTGGCTACCTAGAGTTCAAGCGGGAGATGGGGTCGGATAAGCAGTACTCCAACGAGAACATGACAAAAGCTTTCTACACACCAGAAGAGCTATCGGCCGAGGTACTCAAGGAGTTGAAAAGCCTTATCACAGACGAGACAGTAAATGCGATCGTAATCACAGTTCCGGCTATGTTTACCGCAGTCCAAAAGGACGCAACGATGAGAGCAGCTCATCTAGCGGGCTTCAATAAGTGCGTATTGCTACAAGAGCCTATAGCAGCTTGTATGGCGTATGGGCTATCTAATGAGAAGAAAGACGGCAAGTGGCTAGTCTTCGACTTCGGTGGTGGCACTTTTGACGCAGCTCTTGTGAAGGTAGAGGATGGCATCCTCACCGTGTTTGACACTGAGGGAGACAACTACCTAGGAGGCAAGAACCTCGACGAGATTGTAGTGAACGAGATCTTAATTCCCTCCCTTAAAGAGGAGTATGCACTCGACTCTTACGAGCGTGTACCTTGGAAAAAGAAGGCTCTAGCCGATGCTCTCAAGGGACCGGCCGAGGAGATGCGTATCGCATTGTCCTTTGCAGACAGTACGGACTACTCTACCTATGACCGCAACCTCAACCTCGGGGTAGATGACAATGGAGAGGAGATCGACCTGGAGATAACCTTGACAAAGGATGAGCTACTTAACGCCATAGAGGGGCAATACCATAAGGCCATCGACATCTGCAAGGATCTACTAACCAGAAACGGCTTGACAGGAGCAGACCTCACCTCGCTGATCCTAGTAGGAGGGCCTACCTACTCGCCCATCATACGCGAGATGCTCAAGAAGGAGATCACTCCTCACGTAGACACAAGCATCAACCCGATGACTGCCGTAGCTCGAGGAGCTGCGCTCTTTGCCTCTACAATAGATTCAGAGGTCAATGCTGATGAGGTCAGACGAGAGGCCAAGGCGGAGGTGACCTTCCTTGAGGTAGGCTATGAATCTACCTCTGTTGAAGACTCAGAGTGGGTGACTATCACGATTGATAAGGGTAAGAGTGGTGAAAACGCCCCATCTGAGCTACTAGTAGAGTTAGAGCGTGCAGATGGAGCTTGGCGTAGTGACAAGACGAGTGTCAATGAAAAGGGAAACATCTTTCAGGCTTTTCTGCTAGAGGGTGTAGCAAACACCTTTCATATAAACGCTTTCGACCATCAAGGCAACAAGGTAGAGGTCTTTCCCGCAGAGTTTACCATTATCCAAGGTGTCAAGGTCGGAGCAGCTCCACTACCTTACAATATCGGCATCTCGGTCTATAACGACATTAAGAAGCGTGGCGTATTTACCCAAGTCAAGGGCTTGGAAAAGAATAAGTCACTCCCTGCCGTGGGCGTAGTCCTCGGTCGCAAGACGACACAAGCTTTGCGTCCTGGTGTCGCTGAGGATGTCCTATCTATCCCAGTCTATCAAGCCGCAGGTCTAGAGGCTGAGGGAAAGACCGCTGCGCTAAACTCCCACATAGCAAACGTAGTCGTCACTGGCGAGGAGGTACAGCAACTTATCCCCGAGCAGTCTAGTGTGGAGGTCACACTCCACGTAGACTCCTCAGAGATGATGACTATGGAGGTGTATTTCCCCACAGTAGACTTTACGGTTAAGAAAGAGCTAAACCTCGGTAAGCGTGAGTCTGCGACAGAAGCTATCCAGTGGGTTAAGGAAGAGATACATACGGCTGAGCGAGCCCTCTCCGATCTCAAAGACTCTGGACTCTCTGTCGATGAGCTAGAGAAGGAGCTTAGCTCCGTAAAAGAGCTACTCTCCAATGGACAAGACCCGATGCGCACACTCTCTAATCTGAAAGAGCTACTCCGTAAGATTGAAAACCTAGAGGATAGCTCCGAGTGGGATCGTATCGAGAAGGAACTACGCACAGAGTTTGAGCGCCTAGAGGTGGCTCAAAACGATCTAGGCGACGAAAAGTCTGGAGAGGTCGTCAAAGAGCTACATCGTCAGGTGGACAATGTGATACGCACCCAAGACGTAGCTCTAGGGCGCAGTGTCTTAGAGCAAGTCGTGCGGCTCTTTATTCATCTCACGATGGTCTATCAGTGTATGGCTATCATCAAGGATTGTGAGGCACGCTTTGATCAGATAGCGTGGCGAGATAGGTCACGCGCTCGTCAGCTCATCAACCAAGGCCTCAGCGAGATGAATGACCAGCCCTCTACAGAGCGACTACACCCGATCGCCGTCTCACTAATCGACCTGATGCCTAGCGAGGAGGCCACTAATGCTGGTGGACTGCTAAAGTAA
- a CDS encoding AAA family ATPase — protein MHFKAKELIAHYTVLFPHKQGAYAETYRVKDEHGKTGFLKLIDCSKLTRRQLDDSGRVVEVEICKGLQHHNLCTCRETGELLIDGRQFIWFVTEFVSGETLSDRMMREEDFSVYAIKSIALGVLSALAYLHSQPLPIIHNEVTTQNVLLNLLGDLRDLKLIDFGQACYLNQSLGVPRVKGQNLFYLAPERFSGVCSVQSDLYAVGAMAYHLLYRRLPWFVDVSRLSDASAVESLLEERHKPLELPKIEKYELDEQFVNVIAKALSYDAEDRFQTAEEFARAIEGKVKVESPSQRLQQSQADEASRRSTKPMQAKGLGFAAIAGMEELKRQMLEEVIEPLHNPEKYHRYGVTIPNGMLLYGPPGCGKTFFAKHFAEEVGFNFKFITPASLKSKYVNATQENIAALFKEAIEQAPTIIFIDEMNELVPNRDNADVHEMSRSAVNEMLAQMDQTGEKGVFVIGATNYPNMIDPAILRAGRLDKKYYIGVPDQAARSALFKLYLENRPYDFGLDYEHLARLTEGYVSADIQLIVNDASREALHQESKITMQILEATIANTKPSLSEQELKKYEQIRAEMDRELPQQRSRPRIGFKD, from the coding sequence ATGCACTTCAAGGCAAAGGAACTGATTGCCCACTACACCGTATTGTTTCCGCATAAGCAAGGAGCTTATGCGGAAACTTACCGAGTCAAAGACGAGCATGGCAAGACGGGGTTCCTAAAACTAATCGACTGCTCAAAGCTCACAAGAAGGCAACTGGACGACAGCGGGCGTGTCGTAGAGGTAGAGATCTGCAAAGGCTTACAGCATCACAACCTCTGCACCTGCCGTGAGACTGGAGAGTTGCTCATAGATGGGCGACAGTTCATTTGGTTTGTCACTGAGTTCGTAAGTGGAGAGACTTTGTCAGATCGGATGATGCGAGAGGAGGACTTCAGCGTATACGCTATCAAGAGCATTGCTCTAGGGGTCCTCTCAGCTCTCGCCTACCTACACAGTCAGCCACTCCCCATCATTCACAATGAAGTAACTACGCAAAATGTCCTTCTCAACCTCTTGGGAGATCTAAGGGACTTAAAGTTGATCGACTTCGGTCAAGCCTGCTACCTCAATCAGTCTCTCGGAGTGCCCAGAGTGAAAGGGCAAAACCTCTTTTACCTTGCGCCAGAGCGTTTTTCAGGAGTTTGCTCTGTGCAGTCAGATCTCTACGCTGTCGGAGCCATGGCTTACCACCTTTTATATAGACGGCTTCCGTGGTTTGTCGATGTCTCTAGGCTTAGTGACGCCAGTGCTGTAGAGAGCTTACTAGAAGAGCGACACAAGCCTCTAGAGCTGCCAAAGATAGAGAAGTATGAGCTTGACGAGCAGTTTGTCAACGTAATAGCCAAAGCGCTAAGCTATGACGCTGAGGATCGATTCCAAACGGCAGAAGAGTTTGCGAGAGCCATCGAGGGTAAGGTAAAAGTCGAGTCTCCTAGTCAGCGACTACAACAATCTCAAGCTGACGAAGCATCAAGACGATCTACTAAGCCTATGCAAGCTAAGGGACTAGGCTTTGCAGCGATAGCCGGGATGGAGGAGCTCAAACGACAGATGCTAGAAGAGGTCATAGAGCCACTACACAATCCTGAGAAGTACCACCGCTATGGCGTAACAATACCCAACGGCATGCTCCTCTATGGGCCTCCTGGCTGTGGCAAGACTTTCTTTGCCAAGCACTTTGCCGAGGAGGTCGGCTTTAACTTTAAGTTTATCACACCAGCCTCCCTAAAGAGTAAGTATGTCAATGCGACACAGGAAAATATAGCAGCCCTATTCAAAGAAGCCATAGAGCAAGCCCCCACGATTATCTTCATTGATGAGATGAATGAACTAGTCCCCAATCGAGATAATGCAGATGTGCATGAGATGTCCCGAAGTGCAGTCAATGAAATGCTAGCTCAGATGGATCAGACAGGAGAGAAGGGCGTATTTGTGATCGGTGCTACCAACTATCCTAACATGATAGACCCCGCCATACTGCGTGCTGGGCGACTAGACAAGAAGTATTACATAGGAGTACCTGACCAGGCCGCTAGGAGCGCACTATTTAAGCTTTATCTAGAGAATCGCCCCTACGACTTTGGGCTTGACTACGAGCATCTCGCTAGGCTCACTGAGGGGTACGTCTCTGCTGACATCCAGCTCATCGTCAATGATGCCTCAAGAGAAGCCCTACACCAAGAGAGCAAGATTACGATGCAAATACTGGAGGCTACAATTGCTAATACAAAGCCCTCTCTCAGCGAACAAGAGCTGAAAAAGTATGAGCAGATCCGAGCTGAAATGGATCGAGAGCTACCACAACAACGAAGTAGACCACGCATAGGATTTAAGGACTAA
- a CDS encoding TerB family tellurite resistance protein has translation MTLAELYLKTIFSCIACDGEIAPEEIQMVREISQVEDLFQGLDVEKIINSWIADINEIGAVFLQRFLKEIDTVAMSDDEQLTLVTLAFKAIEADNVTEYAEIKFFKKIRKHLSISDDYILATHPDKEIFLLQDINEPEDLTWDTNTHFDLINIEQLSSR, from the coding sequence ATGACACTAGCAGAACTATACTTAAAGACCATCTTCAGCTGCATAGCCTGCGATGGTGAGATAGCACCCGAAGAGATTCAAATGGTTAGAGAGATCTCTCAGGTCGAGGATCTCTTCCAAGGCCTAGACGTAGAGAAGATCATAAACAGCTGGATTGCAGACATCAATGAGATAGGAGCTGTCTTCCTCCAGAGGTTTCTCAAAGAGATTGACACCGTAGCTATGAGCGATGACGAGCAGTTGACACTGGTCACTCTCGCCTTCAAGGCCATTGAAGCGGACAACGTCACTGAGTATGCTGAGATCAAGTTCTTCAAGAAGATCCGCAAGCACCTATCTATCAGTGACGATTATATCTTAGCCACACACCCCGACAAAGAGATCTTTTTACTACAAGACATCAATGAGCCAGAGGATCTGACTTGGGATACCAATACGCACTTTGATCTCATAAACATTGAGCAACTAAGCTCTCGTTAA